In Pogoniulus pusillus isolate bPogPus1 chromosome 41, bPogPus1.pri, whole genome shotgun sequence, a genomic segment contains:
- the HAUS8 gene encoding HAUS augmin-like complex subunit 8 isoform X2, translating to MADSETSKTRRQGGVVVKSRYLQCHKKSVKKDNSASSFSKSAAEPTCTTKPTSVLPRKCKTGAVSRSLNQSCADKNPLQSTLLGEDKSSLPDLDLSAIGSGKNILLETPVSKSACEEGQKLEKEECSSGTLVQELNSMTLLFTYLRVKAEKNLSELEKRAEQNLLKLCEEKERQREKLSKLKREILLREREQKLSEALDKQMEVLSCLVPVCDQFKEQYKSFAVALDATRHELPTKNIHIGEDRQAYLEELQKEMTITQGLLTEVMPRFSGEGAKACSMLKELKELSQKVDKELQRSFTQVQNLSFQVSKEVSLHNQQVCEEKHGLDVVKHWYFG from the exons ATGGCGGACAGTGAAACGTCTAAGACAAGGCGGCAAG GAGGAGTCGTCGTGAAGTCTCGCTACCTGCAGTGCCATAAGAAGAGCGTCAAGAAG GATAATTCAGCAAGCTCCTTTTCAAAGTCTGCTGCTGAACCAACCTGCACAACCAAACCAACGTCAGTTCTTCCTCGGAAATGCAAAACTG GTGCTGTTTCTAGATCATTAAATCAGAGCTGTGCTGACAAGAATCCCCTGCAGTCCACATTATTAGGTGAAGACAAAAGCAGTCTACCAGACCTTGATCTTTCAGCTATTGGTAGTG GTAAAAACATCCTTTTAGAGACTCCTGTTTCAAAATCTGCTTGTGAAGAAGGTCAGAAGCTGGAAAAAGAG GAATGCAGTTCTGGTACTCTGGTCCAAGAGCTGAACTCTATGACACTGCTTTTCACTTACCTAAGAGTAAAG gcagaaaaaaatctttctgagCTGGAGAAAAGAGCAGAACAAAACTTGTTGAAGTTGtgtgaagaaaaggagaggcAACGGGAGAAGCTCAGCAAGTTGAAGCGTGAAATTCtactcagagagagagagcagaaactcAGCGAGGCATTAGACAAACAG ATGGAAGTACTTTCTTGCCTTGTTCCTGTGTGTGACCAGTTCAAAGAGCAATATAAAAGCTTTGCAGTTGCCCTGGATGCTACTAGACATGAGTTGCCCACAAAGAACATTCACATAGGAGAAGACAGACAAGCTTACCTTG AGGAACTGCAAAAGGAGATGACCATCACCCAGGGACTTCTGACAGAAGTGATGCCAAGGTTCTCAGGAGAAGGTGCAAAAGCATGCAGTATGCTGAAAGAGCTGAAAGAGCTTTCTCAGAAAGTGGATAAAGAGCTTCAAAG AAGCTTCACACAAGTACAGAACCTTTCATTTCAagtcagtaaagaagtttctctgcaTAACCAACAAGTATGTGAAGAGAAACATGGACTGGATGTTGTGAAGCACTGGTACTTCGGCTGA
- the HAUS8 gene encoding HAUS augmin-like complex subunit 8 isoform X1, producing the protein MADSETSKTRRQGGVVVKSRYLQCHKKSVKKDNSASSFSKSAAEPTCTTKPTSVLPRKCKTGTGAVSRSLNQSCADKNPLQSTLLGEDKSSLPDLDLSAIGSGKNILLETPVSKSACEEGQKLEKEECSSGTLVQELNSMTLLFTYLRVKAEKNLSELEKRAEQNLLKLCEEKERQREKLSKLKREILLREREQKLSEALDKQMEVLSCLVPVCDQFKEQYKSFAVALDATRHELPTKNIHIGEDRQAYLEELQKEMTITQGLLTEVMPRFSGEGAKACSMLKELKELSQKVDKELQRSFTQVQNLSFQVSKEVSLHNQQVCEEKHGLDVVKHWYFG; encoded by the exons ATGGCGGACAGTGAAACGTCTAAGACAAGGCGGCAAG GAGGAGTCGTCGTGAAGTCTCGCTACCTGCAGTGCCATAAGAAGAGCGTCAAGAAG GATAATTCAGCAAGCTCCTTTTCAAAGTCTGCTGCTGAACCAACCTGCACAACCAAACCAACGTCAGTTCTTCCTCGGAAATGCAAAACTGGTACTG GTGCTGTTTCTAGATCATTAAATCAGAGCTGTGCTGACAAGAATCCCCTGCAGTCCACATTATTAGGTGAAGACAAAAGCAGTCTACCAGACCTTGATCTTTCAGCTATTGGTAGTG GTAAAAACATCCTTTTAGAGACTCCTGTTTCAAAATCTGCTTGTGAAGAAGGTCAGAAGCTGGAAAAAGAG GAATGCAGTTCTGGTACTCTGGTCCAAGAGCTGAACTCTATGACACTGCTTTTCACTTACCTAAGAGTAAAG gcagaaaaaaatctttctgagCTGGAGAAAAGAGCAGAACAAAACTTGTTGAAGTTGtgtgaagaaaaggagaggcAACGGGAGAAGCTCAGCAAGTTGAAGCGTGAAATTCtactcagagagagagagcagaaactcAGCGAGGCATTAGACAAACAG ATGGAAGTACTTTCTTGCCTTGTTCCTGTGTGTGACCAGTTCAAAGAGCAATATAAAAGCTTTGCAGTTGCCCTGGATGCTACTAGACATGAGTTGCCCACAAAGAACATTCACATAGGAGAAGACAGACAAGCTTACCTTG AGGAACTGCAAAAGGAGATGACCATCACCCAGGGACTTCTGACAGAAGTGATGCCAAGGTTCTCAGGAGAAGGTGCAAAAGCATGCAGTATGCTGAAAGAGCTGAAAGAGCTTTCTCAGAAAGTGGATAAAGAGCTTCAAAG AAGCTTCACACAAGTACAGAACCTTTCATTTCAagtcagtaaagaagtttctctgcaTAACCAACAAGTATGTGAAGAGAAACATGGACTGGATGTTGTGAAGCACTGGTACTTCGGCTGA